From a single Phragmites australis chromosome 7, lpPhrAust1.1, whole genome shotgun sequence genomic region:
- the LOC133925355 gene encoding ras-related protein RABC1-like: MDSSSSSSSSQPEFDYLFKLLLIGDSGVGKSSLLLRFTADSFEDLSPTIGVDFKVKMVNIAGKKLKLAIWDTAGQERFRTLTSSYYRGAQGIIMVYDVTRRETFTNLSDIWAKEIDLYSTNQDCIKMLVGNKVDKESERAVTKKEGIEFAREYGCLFLECSAKTKVNVEQCFEELVLKILDTPSLLADASSGAKKNIFKQKPPEADAAASSCC, encoded by the exons ATGGattcgtcatcgtcgtcgtcgtcaagcCAGCCCGAGTTCGACtacctcttcaagcttctgctCATCGGCGACTCGGGCGTCGGCAAGAGCAGCCTTCTCCTCCGCTTCACCGCAGACTCCTTCGAGGACCTCTCCCCCACCATAG GTGTTGACTTCAAGGTAAAGATGGTTAACATTGCTGGCAAAAAACTCAAGCTCGCCATCTGGGATACAG CTGGACAGGAGAGATTTAGGACCTTGACCAGCTCATACTACAGAGGAGCACAGGGGATCATCATGG TTTATGACGTCACTCGACGAGAAACGTTTACCAATCTTTCTGATATATGGGCAAAGGAAATTGACCTCTACTCAACCAACCAAGATTGTATAAAGATGCTTGTTGGAAACAAAGTAGACAAG GAAAGCGAGAGAGCTGTCACAAAAAAGGAGGGAATCGAATTTGCCAGGGAATACGGATGTTTATTTCTAGAATGCAGCGCAAAAACAAAAGTAAATGTAGAACAGTGCTTTGAGGAGCTTGTCCTAAAG ATATTAGACACGCCAAGCCTCCTTGCCGATGCTTCGTCAGGGGCCAAGAAAAATATCTTCAAGCAGAAGCCGCCGGAAGCTGACGCTGCTGCAAGCAGCTGCTGTTAA